Sequence from the Magnetovibrio sp. genome:
TGCCCGTGATGGCCGATCACGACATCATGGACGTCTTGGACCGCATCTATTTCGTCTCGCTGAGCATTGCTGCGGGGGCGGTGATGGTGATGTTCGTGGTCGCCGTTTTGGACTTTTCCTATCAAAAGTTCGAATTCACCAAATCGATGCGCATGAGCCGCCAAGAGGTCAAGGACGAGCACAAAGACACCGAAGGCGACCCCCACGTCAAAGCGCGTATTCGTAAAATCAGGACGGAACGCGCCCAGCAGCGCATGATGGCCAACGTGCCGAACGCCGACGTGGTGATCACCAACCCGACCCACTTTGCGGTGGCGTTGGAGTATAAGATGGAAAACATGCAAGCGCCGAAGTTGGTTGCCAAAGGCGTGGATTCTCTGGCACTTAAGATCAGGGAAGTCGCCGAAGAAAACGAAGTGCCGATCGTCGAGAACCCGCCGTTGGCGCGCGCGCTCTATGCGGCCGTGGAGTTGGACGAGGAAATTCCCGTCGAGCACTATCAGGCGGTGGCCGAGATCATCGGTTATATTATGCGTTTGAAGGGGAAGTAATCTGGTGGCCTTGGACAAACCATCCACTGAGAGCGAAGCAACGGATAGCGCGGCGCCCGACGGAGGCGCGGCTACTGCGCCAAACGTGCTGCGCGACGGCCCCAAGCCACCCATCGCCCCGATCACGGTGCCGTCCCAAGCCCAAGACGATGGGGGACCTCAAGGCCCGGGGGCGGAGCGTTTTCGCCCGCCGCGCGGCCCCAATCCACTTGCGTTCGGCTTGCCGGCGTTGGTGTTCGGCGGGTTGCGCGTGGCCATGGAAATGGGTGTGTTCATCCCCCAAGATTTCGCCCTCGACGGTCCGATGGTCGGCCAC
This genomic interval carries:
- the flhB gene encoding flagellar biosynthesis protein FlhB is translated as MAEEDDSQKTEDPTARKLSKAREKGQVGTSQEVKSWAILLGAAMGLAVLAPWTMSHIAGYAVGFLQHIEDISVTRGSVPLLMGDVFLELGIVLSPLFAMLLILAFVANVAQTGFLMAPSKLVPSLDKISIIKGVKRMFSLRSVIEFLKGLFKLTVMAFVCFSMTLPWMTDLPVMADHDIMDVLDRIYFVSLSIAAGAVMVMFVVAVLDFSYQKFEFTKSMRMSRQEVKDEHKDTEGDPHVKARIRKIRTERAQQRMMANVPNADVVITNPTHFAVALEYKMENMQAPKLVAKGVDSLALKIREVAEENEVPIVENPPLARALYAAVELDEEIPVEHYQAVAEIIGYIMRLKGK